The genomic segment CCGAAGCCGATCCGCCGCAACTACGTGCCCGCGCCGAACTTCGCGAAGGCGTTCCTGGAGCGTGCGGTGCCGCTGCAGGAGCCGCTGCACGTCACGCTGGCGCGCGAGCTGCAGCGGATGGTCGGTGTGCCGGTCTCGCCGGACGACTTCGACCTGACGCGCGTGCCCGACCACTTGAAGATCACGTTCCGGATCACCGACGAGCGGCGCAAGAAGCTCGCCGAGGACAAGGACCTGGAAGCCCTGAAGGTCCGGCTGAAGCCGAAGGCCCGCGCGGCGCTCTCGCAGGCCGCCGCCGCGACGGCCGAGCGGACGGGCGGGGCGGCCGTGGAGCGCACGGGCCTCACGGACTGGACGCTCGGCACGCTCACGCGCGTCTTCGAGACGCGCCGCGCCGGCCAGCCGGTGAAGGCGTACCCGGCGCTGGTGGACGACGGCGACACCGTCTCCGTACGCCTCTTCGACACGGAGGCGGAGCAGCTCCAGGCGATGTGGCGGGGCATGCGGCGCCTCATCCTGCGCAACATCCCCGTGAACCCGGCCAAGTTCGCCTCCGACAAGCTGAGCAACCAGCAGAAGCTCGCCCTGTCCGCGAACCCGCACGGTTCCGTGCAGGCCCTCTTCGACGACTGCGCGATGGCCGCCGCGGACAAGCTGATCGCGGACTTCGGCGGGCCCGTCTGGGACGAGGAGTCGTACCGCAAGCTGTTCGACAAGGTGCGGGCGGAGATCGTCGACACGACCGTGCGTGCGGTCGGACAGGTGCAGCAGGTCCTCGCCGCCTGGCAGGCGTGCGAGCGCCGGCTGAAGTCGGCGAAGAGCCCGACGCTCCTCGCGAACCTCGCGGACGTGCGGGAGCAGCTGAACTCCCTCATCAAGCCGGGCTTCGTCACGGAGACGGGGATACGGCGGCTGCCGGACCTGATGCGGTACATGGTGGCGGCGGACCGGCGCCTGCAGCAGATGCCGACGAACGTCCAGCGGGACACCACGCGCATGGAGAAGGTCCACGAGATGCGCGACGAATACCTGTGGCTGCTCGAACAGATGCCGCAGGGCAGGCCGGTGCCGCAGGAGGTCCTGGACATCCGCTGGATGATCGAGGAGCTCCGCGTCAGCTACTTCGCGCACGCGCTGGGCACGGCGTACCCCGTCTCGGACAAGCGGATCGTGAAGGCGATCGACGCGCTGGTGCCGTAACCGGGCGACCGCACAGGGTGAGTTCGACCGCCGGGCCTGCGCTGCTGTACAGTCTCATCTCGCAGCACAACGCAACACCAAGTGCCGCGAGCAAGGTCCTGTGGAGCAGTTTGGAGTGCTCGCCACCCTGTCAAGGTGGAGGCCGCGGGTTCAAATCCCGTCAGGACCGCAGTAAGAGAAGGGCCGCACCGTAAAGGTGCGGCCCTTCTTGCGTCTTGACTGGGGCACATTCCGCCGGTACCCCGGACACCAGGGAGTCGCGGGAGGCTCCCCGGGAGGTGACTCATGTCCGCTTCTTCGGCGTCCGCGCGGCACGAGACGCGCGCCCTGCTGCGCGCGCACCTCGCGGCGGCCACCAGATATCGCCACGTGACCCGGCACTGCCCGATCTGCCACCGACTGCTGAGGCTCGCCCTGGAGCCCTCTCAGCGAGCCTCAGGGGAGCACGAGGCCCCCGAGGCCACCTTCGTGCGGGAGAGCCCCCCAGCCGCCCGCCCCGACGCCGGGGACGAAAGTCCCTCCGACGCATGACCAAAGACGAAGCACGGACCCCCGCCCCGGTGGGAGGCTGAGAGGCGTGGGCTCCTCTAGCGCAGGGGTGTCGTGCGCAACAAGATTCACGACGTGTGACGGGTGTCACCGAACAAGTTTCAAGAACCCCGGAACTTACACCCTCCCTACAACGGGCCAATTTAATATGTGCAATTGCACCACCCTCCGGACGCGCCCCCGGCGCTCTTCCCGGACGCCCGCCCCGGACTCCCCAGAGCCGAACAAGGGCGCTCAGGCCCCGCCCACCAGCGCGTCCTCGGCGCACAAAAAAGATCGCGCTGGACCCGGCGGAGTCCAGCGCGATCGAAACGACGCACCCAAGTGAGTCAGGCGTGGGCCCCGTTGGGGCAGGACCCTCGTCGCGTGTAGCCAAATGTCGGACGTACGGCCAGGTTGGGGGACCCGGCAGCAGTGGTGCTCTTCGTCCGAGTTGTGCGGGTTACTGCAGGTTGAGCGGTACGTCAGGCCTCGCTGCGCTGCTGCGGAATACCCGCGAGCAGTGCGCGGACCTCAGCCTCGCGGTACCGGCGGTGTCCGCCGAGCGTGCGAATCGACGTGAGCTTGCCAGCCTTGGCCCAGCGCGTCACCGTCTTCGGGTCGACGCGGAACATCGTGGCTACCTCAGCCGGGGTCAGCAGCGGCTCGGCATCAGGGGTGCGAGCGGTCATGAGCGGCCTCCTCGGGAGAACCGAACCTTCTCGGTTCATTCCTCTAAATTCTGCACCTTGACCCGCGTTGCCCGAAATGGCGGACGCGAGTCGAGTCGGTTATAGGACGAACGGCTTGTCCTCGGCACTACAACTACACCATCCGTCCAGCCGCGTCGGCCAAACCGATGGAATTGCCCTCCCAGGTGTTCATCACCGACGGAAGCCGATGGACCATGCCATAGCGGACAGTCACGCCACAGTGACGATCAGTCACAGAGCGATCAGGAGTCAACAGACCCCCCATAGAGTGCAATGCTGAGCAATCCGCCCGTAGTTGGGCGGAAGGAGCCCTCCCCGGACTCCTTGTCCTATTTTGGCACGAGGAGGGGTGATGGGCGCAAGGGTGCAGTTAGTGCGGTCCGTCACGCTTGAGGCAAAGGCCCGGATCGGGACCTACGTCCTGGCACCGGGGCGACCGGAGACCTCAGTTCGCGAACTGAAGGTCCCGGACCGCCCGCCATCGCTCCACGAGCCTCGCATACGCCTCGCCGGCCGC from the Streptomyces venezuelae genome contains:
- a CDS encoding DUF6274 family protein, yielding MSASSASARHETRALLRAHLAAATRYRHVTRHCPICHRLLRLALEPSQRASGEHEAPEATFVRESPPAARPDAGDESPSDA
- the bldC gene encoding developmental transcriptional regulator BldC: MTARTPDAEPLLTPAEVATMFRVDPKTVTRWAKAGKLTSIRTLGGHRRYREAEVRALLAGIPQQRSEA